The Rhizoctonia solani chromosome 1, complete sequence sequence CTTGATAACTGACCTGACTAAACTTCAAGTGCCGTAGCGGAATGCTGCTCCTGAATTCATTGAGTTATGTGGCTGGCATAGCTGCGTTTTTGTTTATCACATTGAGTCTAGGTAAGGTCTCCATGTAGATTGAACAATGTGCAAGAATTGACGGATCTCTGTACCACGGTTCCGCCTCAGCAAGTGGCCTTCTTTGGTTAGCAGAGATAATTGAGGAGAACTCTCGATTTGCGAAAACTATTGGTATGCGCGCAGTATACGTACGTAGATACCCGGTTTCCAAGTTCTTTTACTCATTTGACATCTAAGGCTATTATTCTCCTTCATATCGCATTGTGGGCATTTGACGACCTGCCCTGGCAGCTTATCGCGTTTTCAATTGCCGCACATCTCACTTACCTCCAAAACTTTTCAGCCAACTGGCCCCTTATCACTCTCACATCTCCATCATTCTTACTTTCATGTGTCTTCGTGATAGCCGATCACTTTCTCTGGTTTTTTTACTTTGCGCGCATTACACAAGAGACGCGCCAGCGCGGTCGTATTCCTCGCGGACGAATTAGCCCTTATCGAAGAGATGTACAAGACACATGGGCCGAGCCACCCAAATTTGCGGAAATCGCAACATTCTTTACCATTTGTGTCTGGTGAGTTTTGTTTTGGAGAGGAATAGGTGAGGCTGGACTGAAATGGCGCCATTAGGCTCGTACCGCTATATTTGTTCCTGAGCTTGAGCGCGATGGATAATGCATTGCCAACTTCAAGTGGTGAGCGATCTAGGATATCAATTACGATGGGCTCCATCGATTCTCACTCATGTAATTTAGGCGTTGCCTCTCCTAAACCTGGGCACCACGCCGCACCGGCTCCGCAACGCACCTCACTCATCAAATCTTTCATGTCATTCATCCCATTCTCCGCGTTCCAAAAGAAGCGTGCCGGTCACGCTCGTCAGAGGTCGGAAGGTATTATCGCGCCTCGCACTCCAAATCGGTCTCCAATGCTATCTCCATCTTTGGGCGGATTACCTCAGGGCAGCTGGTCCCTAAGCGGAGAGGATTTGTTTGCCGACAACAACCCACCGCCAAAGCTCACACCGCCCCCACCTAGACGGGTTACCACGGACGGTCTTGGCCTTGGGGTGAACGGGGGACATGGAATCCCGCGTGTGAATAGTGCCACCAACCTCAGGACCGGAAATGCCTCCCCTCGTCTGGGAGTAAACCTAATAGATAGCCCGCGAGGGAGCATGGACTTGCTTGATGATACTCCCCGTTATGGCCTGAACGGAGGTCCCTTAACTGGAACCGGTGCCCGCTCCAGAATAGCCAGTCGTCGCGCGCTGATCCCAGAAGGGAATGAAATTGATAGTCCGGGAGGCCCATAATCACCGCTGCTGTGGCACACTGCATTAGTACATGATGCAATGATTTCTAGTCCTTATGCTTCGCCGGACCCTGCTGTTGCTACCAAGCTCTGTCTGCTGTATTACTGGAACATAATATCAATACATCTTATTTCGATGCACAGAGGTCAATTGACACAAATCCGGCCATGCCGGACCGTCTTTGTCCGCATAGCAAGATATGTGGGGGGACAATATTCCAGCTCTTCAATTCTCCTCGCCAATATTGTGCTTCTTTTTTAAGGCGGCCAATTCCTCCTCCCGGCGGACCAAATCAGCTTTGGCAGCGGCTTCCTGCTTCGTTGGCATGTGATAAAGTACTAGTTAAAATACAAATGATCAGTTAGTTCTCGGGAGATAGAGACTTTTACACACCAACTATGTATCGTTCTTGCAGATGGAAACCGTTGAGATGTTCCAGCGCGTTTTTGGCCTGTGTTGGAATGTACTGTTAGTGTGCATGGATATGAGCAACGATGTGGAGCAATATGACTAACATCCATCACGTCCTCGTAAACAACAAACGCAGTTCCCTTCGTTTTGCTGTCGTTACCAAGGCGAATCTGGCGAATGGCTCCGTATCTTCCGAAAAGATCATAAAGATCGTCACCCCTTTTTAGATATCAGTAAATTATAATACGAGACGGAGGTTGGTTGAACATACGTGATAGTATAATTTAGGTTTTTAACAAACAAAATACGATTTGCGCCAGGAGGTAATTTTgacttgaaaaaaaaaacgtcTTAGTTGTTTGTGGCCGAATCCTTTCTCAACGCGTACATACATACCCCGGGCCTCGTAGCCATTGTGGTAGTAGGTCAAAGGTTCAGGTGGCGAGTTGGTTTGGAATTGGCGCTTACCAACAAGAATTGCACCAATTGCATATCAACGGCTGCTGTGTCAGCCTATTATCAAACTAGTACCACATGTGAGAATCGACCAGTCGGTGAGGTCCCCGGCCTATGTGGTTATCGGTTCCTTTTTCCACAATCTTTTCTTTAGCTTTACGAAGCTATTACAGTGATTAAATTTCCGGCTTCCGCCTAGAAGTATTACTGCCGTACATTATTAGCTAGGCGGGTCGTGTGAGTGCAGATACAAACCTACCGCCACGCGGACTGCTGATCTCGTCTTTCATGTAACCTTGAGCATGTGCTACGCGGGTGTTTCAACGACTAATACTTCATTTGAATCGCATGTGCCCCCGTGCCTTGCTAATAATTTCGGATTATGCTTTCATCTTGAGATCTCATTTATTACGTCTCCTGCCTGGGACAGGTTCGAGGGGTTATGTCATTCAGTAAATATATGGACCCACGATGAGACATGTTCACGTCAATTTATGAATTCCTCCGATAATTACAGAGGCTATCATAATATCAATTGATATAgttctcttttttttttatctcAATGTGGGGTTGTTACCTCGCTAATAGGACAAAGCAAGACGAATATGGACTGGCAGCCTGCCAATAGTGGTATGTCGAAACACTGTATCTGATGTTCCCACATTGATGGACATCTAGGGACAAATGGTCTACCCCATTGAATTCATTACATCAGGCTACGGGTCGGTAGAGATATGGGAAGCATCTAGCCACAGCGCTTTAAGCTTTGGTCTGCAAGGGAGTGTGTATACACAAGTATGTCTTGGTTTGGTTACCTTATTCAATTTGGCACAGCACAATGGGTTTTGTGCTCAATGCTCGTGATACTAAACAAGAGTATTTGTTCAGTTTGACCCGATTTGAACAGATGACCATCGGCCTCGACCATCCGAGCTTCGTGGACGAATTGCCGAACCTTTTCCACGCAGTAGTACACTGTTGACAGAAGGGGTACGCGATTCGCGCAAGGCTTCTGCTTCTAGTTAGCAATAAGATGGCTAAACTAACTTACTGGCATCTTCTTTGTATTACGGAAATTGATTATTCCATTACAATTAGTGCCCCTTACACCTGAACCTCATAAACTCATAACAGTGGCTTGAGCACCATCGGCGACAGCCTGTGTTTGGAATGCCACGTTGCCTGTCCTCACGCGAACGCCACGCGTACCACGTCGATCTTTCTCGAGAGGGCGAAGTTTACCAATCCCATTCAGTGCCAATTTGCGAGCGTCTAATGCAACCCATTCAACATTCCGCAATAGGTATGCCCCGCTAATAACCCCAGATTCGAAAGGAGACAATTAGTAGTAGGTTGTCTTCGATCCAAGGGAATGGAGTCTTTCCCAGCAGAGGAATTTCTCACCTAGCTTCCCAATCCTCGACCAGGCAAACTATTTTGGCATGATCATGATGATCACATACTAACAGGACCCCTGGACCTGCGATATTTGACACCATTGATCTAACACGTATTTCCGGAAATTTCCCAGCAGAATGCGATTACTACTTTCCGCTGCCTTCATGCACTATCTATTATGTTTAATTATGTACTTCCGAAGCCAGAAAATAGACATACCTGTTAAAGATCTGTAGCGCATCAGAGGCATAAATCCGTTTTCATTTAAGGACAATTCAAGCCAGCTCCTTTGTGGAATTTTATCTTTTCCAGACACTCACTAAACCACTCTGACTGAAATTTAACGAGCTTGCTGGCCAATTACACTACCTTCGGTTATGTCAACAGGTTCAACGCGCGGTCCTTAAACTTCCTATTTTTGCTTTCTCTGCAGGAAAAAAAAACCCTGGGCTCGGTAGTTCCCATGACTTATTATCCCAGGCTGCGGATATATGCTTCTGCTTTCAAGGTTTATTGAATCGGACATCTTGAAGGTACATCGCCTCGTCGTGAAAGTTGGGGTGTTCGATTATAATTCAGCCACCGCTACAAATATTACTAGTATTCCCAATGAGACCCCCGATAACAATCTTGCGCTTACTACTCATAGCTGAAACGCTAAATATGATGTTAGCTACGGTTCTTAGGTAGGTGCTCTTCATATGGTGGAATAACAGCGTCCGAAATGGATATTTGAATCGTGCCCAACTCTGTATATGTACTATCTCGGTTCAAGGTTCAATGTCTTTACACATAATTGGTCTTGAGCGCCTAATACTCCGGGCAGATAACGCCGTCTTGGGTCAACTGAATCGATACATGTGCCCGAGTTCTCGATATCGATGTTAAAGGTTGATTTTTAATCGTAGAATTCTCCTGATCGATCACCAAGTTGTTGACTGAAGTTGTCACcggaatttgttattaatAAGTTACTTCGGTACGATTTGCCCACTAGGTGCCAAGATAAGTCATTGATTAATGGGTGTAGGGCAGCATTGAATACGATGGCTACGTCACCAGAATGTTCGTTGGGTGTTTCCCTAACTAAAGACGCATACACTTCTACGTGCCTAGGCATATTGAATGGGAGTTGCAGGCCTAGACAGCGGCATCTGGTTCTCATGTCCTGATATTTCTATGTGTTACTGCCGAACTTGTTCGTTGGTTGTATTGACCTCAGATCAGGGGCAGGATATTGACACCCGGAGATAGTTACCGGCCGCGGTCGGCCAGGTTATTGACACAGCTTCAGCTACCCCGCACGGATGCGCGCAGATCTGGGAGCCCCTAATCTCGAAAGTGCATTAAACAGGCCTACTAACTAAATCACAACAAATACCCTGTACTTGGCTAGTACAAACCAAATGCGAACGATTTCCGTTGGCCATCGATCAAGTAATAAGTGATAGGCGTGCGGGAACGTTTCAATATAATGCATGGGACTAGACCCACGATCATCCAAGGCAATCAATGAATGCCGCTGAGTCTGCTGCTATACAGGTATCAAACGCATGTTGCTGGAGGGTAAAACACGGGCAATAGCACCGGCCCCCTTTGTAGAAGGTATGGTGCCGATTACCGGTACCGGTATGCATGGGTCTTAGCCCCAACAACAAACAATGACCTCCAGGTATGTACTGCGGCCCAGCTCAATTTTTTAAAATTCGTAATATAATGTCAAATCTTGACACAGAACCTTGCCAGCATACTGCATTCATTCAGTACAGTTCTGAGggacccaaaaaggatgagcGGCATACTTGCGCGCTTCCGTCGCTACATGGGTTTCTAGGGTTGAAATAGTATGTCACAGCATACAATTCGATACATCGGCCCCAGACACTCTGCTGAGTGATAGGATAGTTTTGCTCAGGAAGCGGTATTTCAAGGATGGTATAAGGCGCTTTTTAGGCTACCAATTGCAAGTTCTTAATAGTTGTTTGGCGACACCGTAAACAATGATGGCAAGATGTGACCATCAGCAGGATTATGTTGATGAGAATAACCAGAAAAGGAACCGGTGCTTGTCCGCTCGGAAGGGAGACTCCTAACGGCTGAAGTATTGATCATGATCCGAGCTAGTGGAAAGCAAACAGACTAGCCCCGGCGTCCTTCCATGATCAGAGCTTTACCCAGCTCTTTGTAAGGTTATTCAAATGGTGAGCTTCCATTTGTTGGTGTTATATGCCTGGATTTCGTGCGATGCTGAATACTTGTACACAGTAATAATTATGCCAAAGAGCGCATAAGGGCACGCATTATCGCTTATGGATCATAGCTAAGGCTTCAACACAAAGGGATATGTCTCAGTTGGCCTGCCGGTTTCGCCTTATTCAGGTGATAGGCGAATTGGATGGGCTGAAGCCAAAGGGTAGTGCCAAAACTTTCGCTTTCGTGGCGAGATCTCTTCCTCAGCTTCGTTGACCTGGAAAGTGCATTGTCCCCACAAGCGGCACAACTGAGACGTGGAACCATGTGCCCAAAGATTTCAAGAAGTCGCAAGGGGCATCTTTGGTAAATCCTTGGAATACTGCGGGGATACTCGGCTGGATTCGTGTGTGCTGCCTAAAGTTGGGCCCGGAAATGTACATACCAGGGACTTTAACTGATACGTGGAAATCCCGTGATGATATCCTCAAAGGCAACAAACCACATTAAAATCGAAAGGCAATTGAGGTAATAGAGTAAGAAACCTATAGAGTAATACCTGAGAAGAATGCAGTGAATGTTTGTCAGAGTGGCGAGCTGTGCCCAGTCCTGAGGGCCCAACCACACGCATGAGATTGGTAAACATTGATGTTTGTTGCCATCATCGCTCTGTAGTTTTAACACGCCAGGTCAAGAGACACCCAGGATAGCCGCGGGAATTGCAAGGGAGCGGCTTCATGATTCTGTACACATCCGCGCGGTACGAGGATGAGGCTATGGCTCAGGGCGCAGCTCAATGTAGGTGCGTGTTCACTGTGTAAAGTCCCAGTGTATGCTACAAGCCCCGCTGAGGATACTTTGCCTTCTTTCCCACATACCTCAAGAGACTATGCACAGCAAGAGCGGTTCCTTCGGTATGACCTATCTATTCGGACAGTGTAGCTGTATTATCGACAAGTATTCACATCTACAAACTCTTCTTGTACCTCTCCCACAGACTATCGACGCTCTCTCCTAACACTTGCTTCCAAAAACACCCCTCTTGATATTTTCCCTCAGAAAGCCCCACATTTATCTTTTTGACGGTGCCCGCCCCTTTCGTGCGCTCAAGCCAGTCCAGGAAGAATGCTGTTCGCTC is a genomic window containing:
- a CDS encoding RNA recognition motif protein gives rise to the protein MATRPGSKLPPGANRILFVKNLNYTITGDDLYDLFGRYGAIRQIRLGNDSKTKGTAFVVYEDVMDYIPTQAKNALEHLNGFHLQERYIVVLYHMPTKQEAAAKADLVRREEELAALKKKHNIGEEN
- a CDS encoding transmembrane adaptor Erv26 produces the protein MRAVYAIILLHIALWAFDDLPWQLIAFSIAAHLTYLQNFSANWPLITLTSPSFLLSCVFVIADHFLWFFYFARITQETRQRGRIPRGRISPYRRDVQDTWAEPPKFAEIATFFTICVWLVPLYLFLSLSAMDNALPTSSGVASPKPGHHAAPAPQRTSLIKSFMSFIPFSAFQKKRAGHARQRSEGIIAPRTPNRSPMLSPSLGGLPQGSWSLSGEDLFADNNPPPKLTPPPPRRVTTDGLGLGVNGGHGIPRVNSATNLRTGNASPRLGVNLIDSPRGSMDLLDDTPRYGLNGGPLTGTGARSRIASRRALIPEGNEIDSPGGP